A genome region from Deltaproteobacteria bacterium includes the following:
- a CDS encoding dodecin domain-containing protein, giving the protein MVEKTIELTGASANSIEDAVNIALARAAVTIDGIRHVHIEDIAASVENGAVATWRVRIRITFAVQDRLHE; this is encoded by the coding sequence ATGGTAGAGAAAACCATTGAGCTGACCGGGGCGTCGGCCAATAGTATCGAGGACGCCGTCAACATCGCTCTGGCGCGAGCGGCCGTCACCATCGACGGGATTCGCCACGTGCACATTGAAGACATCGCTGCCAGCGTTGAGAACGGCGCGGTGGCCACCTGGCGGGTGCGCATCCGCATCACCTTTGCGGTGCAGGACCGCTTGCACGAATGA
- a CDS encoding MBL fold metallo-hydrolase, producing MEAKLREVWPGIFLVHLPLPMRPTIVNVYLLHSAGEWALVDTGINSSDSIQAFEAAVRAAGGTPSKIGKIICTHHHPDHFGASKALKELTGAQLLIHRAEHERTRIFNVLDRPPETAQYFYANGFPIDRYMNVPSPGEFWAGLFVAAAPDAFLEDGDIIRVGELELEVIWTPGHAPGHCVLHLRKEKLLFAGDHLLPKITPHVGYFPGGPEDPLGDFLDSQRKVQRWEVSMILPAHGGIFTDHRHRANQIIQHHDYRLREMLDFVRRAPHTAYEVAIHAFALDEDSPMMVRFPATFETLAHLEHLCQRGWAEKDLRNDRIYYRGRR from the coding sequence ATGGAAGCCAAACTCCGGGAGGTCTGGCCTGGTATCTTTCTGGTGCACCTGCCGCTGCCGATGCGGCCCACCATCGTCAACGTGTACCTGCTCCACAGTGCCGGCGAGTGGGCACTGGTGGACACGGGGATCAATAGCAGCGACAGCATTCAGGCCTTCGAGGCGGCTGTGCGCGCCGCCGGCGGTACGCCCTCAAAGATCGGCAAGATCATCTGCACCCATCATCACCCCGATCATTTCGGTGCCTCGAAGGCGTTGAAAGAACTCACCGGCGCGCAGCTGCTCATTCATCGTGCCGAGCACGAACGCACGCGCATCTTCAACGTCTTGGACCGGCCACCTGAGACGGCGCAGTACTTCTACGCCAACGGCTTCCCGATCGACCGCTATATGAATGTACCCTCGCCGGGCGAGTTCTGGGCCGGCCTGTTCGTAGCAGCGGCCCCGGACGCGTTTCTCGAGGACGGCGATATCATCCGCGTCGGCGAGCTCGAGCTCGAAGTGATCTGGACTCCGGGGCACGCCCCCGGGCACTGTGTGCTCCACCTGCGCAAGGAGAAGCTGTTGTTCGCCGGCGACCACCTGCTGCCCAAGATCACGCCGCACGTGGGCTATTTTCCCGGCGGACCGGAAGACCCGCTGGGTGATTTCCTCGACTCCCAGCGCAAGGTGCAACGCTGGGAGGTGTCGATGATCTTGCCGGCACACGGCGGCATTTTCACCGACCACCGCCACCGCGCCAACCAGATCATTCAGCACCACGATTACCGGCTGCGCGAGATGCTCGACTTCGTCCGGCGCGCCCCCCACACCGCCTACGAGGTCGCGATCCACGCCTTCGCGCTCGATGAGGATAGCCCGATGATGGTGCGCTTTCCGGCGACCTTCGAGACCCTCGCCCACCTCGAGCATCTGTGCCAGCGCGGCTGGGCCGAAAAAGACCTTCGCAACGATCGCATCTATTACCGCGGTCGCCGATGA
- a CDS encoding 1-deoxy-D-xylulose-5-phosphate synthase, producing the protein MAIALGSDYPLLAAVESPADIKKLDDGGLRALADEIRTFIIESVTRTGGHLGAGLGVVELTLALFAEFDFNQHDKLVWDVGHQCYPHKIVTGRAAAFDSLRQAGGLSGFPDPAESEFDTVKTGHGGTSISTAVGLALAWRAHPECATRKAVAVIGDGSLQEGNAYEALNHGGTFKDLNLVVVLNDNNMSISPSVGAMSGYLSRVRSSTWLQTRLRTMQRAIKQIPGVGSNLEDVLQRWYHSLQGILPQHALGIIFEEFGFFYYGPIDGHDVGALRRAFRDTRWMKRPVLIHVVTTKGRGYKDDEPEITCYHAAPPSAAVTAQIGKEYPEQGGQSFTAAFAEQAIKMAERDPRLVVITAAMLDGTGLTKFQQRFPERCFDVGMAEQHAVAMAAGLALAGYWPICAIYSTFLQRAYDQVFQEVALQKARVLFCLDRGGLVGSDGATHNGVFDIGYLRCLPNFALMAPRDAGELGQMMELAASWDGPVAIRFPRGTGAAAGERLAHRPFGLGQAERVADGSDGCILAYGPLTYTALDVRRRIQEQSGQTLAVVNARFVKPLDEQLIREELERQPVVFTLEDHALAGGFGSAVAEFALTRLENSAPAGRLQLLAVPDRFIDHGDRTEQLAEAGLDIETLTSRISARVALASPAVRPIKRVGQAARR; encoded by the coding sequence ATGGCCATCGCGCTTGGGTCCGATTATCCGTTGCTGGCAGCCGTTGAGTCGCCGGCCGACATAAAGAAACTGGACGACGGTGGTCTGCGCGCGCTGGCCGACGAGATCCGAACCTTCATTATCGAGTCGGTAACGCGCACCGGTGGCCACCTGGGGGCCGGGCTGGGGGTGGTCGAGCTGACGCTGGCGCTATTTGCCGAGTTCGACTTCAATCAGCACGACAAGCTGGTATGGGACGTCGGACATCAGTGCTATCCGCACAAGATCGTGACCGGCCGCGCCGCCGCGTTCGACTCCTTGCGCCAAGCGGGCGGGCTGTCCGGTTTCCCCGATCCCGCCGAGTCCGAGTTCGACACCGTCAAGACCGGCCACGGCGGGACGAGCATTTCCACCGCTGTCGGCCTGGCGCTGGCCTGGCGAGCGCACCCCGAGTGCGCCACGCGCAAGGCGGTGGCGGTGATCGGCGACGGCTCGCTGCAAGAAGGCAACGCCTACGAAGCCCTGAACCACGGCGGTACTTTCAAGGACCTCAACCTGGTGGTTGTGCTCAACGACAACAACATGAGCATCAGCCCGAGCGTCGGCGCCATGAGCGGCTACCTCTCGCGGGTGCGCAGCTCGACCTGGCTGCAAACGCGGCTGCGCACGATGCAGCGGGCCATCAAGCAGATCCCGGGCGTGGGCTCGAACCTCGAAGACGTGCTCCAGCGCTGGTATCACTCGCTGCAAGGCATCCTGCCCCAACATGCGCTGGGGATCATCTTCGAGGAGTTCGGTTTCTTCTATTACGGCCCGATCGACGGCCACGACGTCGGCGCGCTGCGGCGCGCCTTTCGCGACACCCGCTGGATGAAGCGGCCGGTGCTCATCCACGTCGTCACCACCAAGGGGCGCGGCTACAAGGACGATGAGCCCGAGATCACCTGCTACCACGCTGCTCCCCCCAGCGCCGCCGTCACCGCCCAGATCGGCAAGGAGTACCCGGAGCAAGGCGGCCAGAGCTTCACCGCCGCCTTCGCCGAGCAGGCCATCAAGATGGCCGAGCGTGATCCGCGCCTGGTCGTGATCACGGCGGCGATGCTCGATGGCACCGGACTGACCAAGTTTCAGCAGCGCTTCCCCGAGCGCTGTTTCGACGTCGGCATGGCGGAGCAACACGCGGTGGCGATGGCCGCCGGCTTGGCCCTGGCCGGCTACTGGCCGATCTGTGCGATCTACTCCACCTTCCTCCAACGCGCCTACGACCAGGTGTTTCAGGAAGTGGCGTTGCAAAAGGCCCGCGTCCTCTTCTGTCTCGATCGTGGCGGCCTGGTCGGCTCCGATGGCGCCACCCACAACGGCGTGTTCGACATCGGCTACTTGCGCTGTCTGCCCAATTTCGCCCTGATGGCGCCGCGCGATGCCGGGGAGTTGGGTCAGATGATGGAGCTGGCCGCATCGTGGGACGGACCCGTGGCCATCCGTTTTCCGCGCGGCACCGGCGCCGCTGCGGGCGAGCGGCTGGCACACCGCCCCTTCGGCTTGGGCCAGGCCGAGCGCGTCGCCGACGGCAGCGACGGTTGCATCCTGGCTTACGGGCCGCTGACTTACACCGCCCTCGACGTGCGCCGGCGGATTCAGGAGCAAAGCGGTCAAACCTTGGCCGTGGTCAACGCCCGCTTCGTCAAGCCGCTCGATGAGCAACTCATCCGGGAAGAGCTCGAGCGCCAGCCGGTGGTGTTCACGCTGGAAGATCACGCGCTCGCCGGCGGGTTCGGCTCAGCGGTGGCCGAGTTTGCCCTCACGCGCCTGGAGAATTCCGCCCCTGCCGGCAGGCTGCAGCTGCTCGCCGTTCCCGACCGCTTCATCGATCATGGGGATCGCACCGAACAGTTGGCCGAGGCCGGGTTGGACATCGAGACTCTCACCAGCCGGATCAGTGCGCGGGTGGCACTGGCGTCGCCGGCGGTGCGGCCGATCAAGCGCGTCGGTCAAGCCGCTCGCCGCTGA
- a CDS encoding acyl-CoA dehydrogenase family protein: MDFQLSEEQRALQATVRELADRELAPLAALWDRQARVPQAHELAALLKMGLHGMCLPSRYGGGDQDLLSAILVIEQLARVSPLCAAGVFESNVGPVRVIEKFGTEEQKQRFLPAVCRGEMQISVGMTEAEAGSALTSLRTKAEKAGGGWVLNGRKCFCTGGGHSEAYLVYCRFGDVPGARGIGAIVVDKDTPGFSFGKQEHFLGFRGFPSCDLIFEDCFVPAHNLVVEPGGFAGLMQCFDIERCGNATMALGIATGALEYATQYALQRHTFSRPICERQAIQLMIADMATRVEAARLLVYRAAVSAAGGFPSVQQTSMAKVFANETAKAVTDMALEILGGYGYSTEYPVERMLRDSRGWPVAGGTLQIQKIIIAATVFGRPFDQRK; this comes from the coding sequence ATGGATTTCCAGCTGAGCGAAGAACAGCGAGCACTGCAAGCAACGGTGCGCGAGTTGGCCGACCGGGAGCTCGCCCCCTTGGCCGCGCTGTGGGATCGCCAGGCGCGTGTGCCGCAAGCGCACGAGCTCGCTGCGCTGCTCAAAATGGGGTTGCACGGCATGTGCCTGCCTTCGCGCTACGGCGGTGGCGACCAGGACCTGCTGTCAGCGATCCTGGTGATCGAGCAGCTCGCGCGGGTCTCGCCGCTATGCGCCGCCGGCGTCTTCGAGTCGAACGTGGGACCGGTGCGCGTGATCGAGAAGTTCGGCACCGAGGAGCAAAAGCAGCGATTCCTGCCCGCGGTTTGCCGGGGCGAGATGCAGATCAGCGTCGGCATGACCGAGGCCGAAGCTGGTAGCGCGCTGACCAGCCTGCGGACCAAGGCCGAGAAGGCCGGCGGCGGCTGGGTTTTGAATGGCCGCAAGTGTTTCTGTACCGGCGGCGGTCATAGCGAGGCTTACCTGGTCTATTGCCGCTTCGGTGACGTGCCGGGCGCCAGAGGCATCGGGGCGATCGTTGTCGACAAAGACACCCCCGGCTTCAGTTTCGGCAAGCAGGAGCATTTCCTGGGGTTTCGCGGTTTCCCTTCTTGTGACCTTATCTTCGAGGACTGTTTCGTTCCCGCACACAATCTAGTGGTCGAGCCGGGCGGCTTTGCCGGGTTGATGCAGTGCTTCGACATCGAGCGCTGCGGCAATGCCACCATGGCGCTCGGCATCGCCACCGGCGCACTCGAGTATGCCACCCAATACGCCTTGCAGCGTCACACCTTCAGCCGGCCCATCTGCGAGCGGCAGGCGATTCAGCTGATGATCGCCGACATGGCCACCCGCGTCGAGGCGGCGCGCTTGTTGGTCTACCGCGCGGCGGTGAGCGCTGCCGGCGGCTTCCCCTCGGTCCAGCAGACCTCGATGGCCAAGGTCTTCGCCAACGAGACCGCCAAGGCGGTAACCGATATGGCGCTCGAAATCCTCGGCGGGTATGGTTACAGCACCGAGTACCCGGTGGAGCGTATGCTGCGCGACAGCCGCGGCTGGCCCGTCGCCGGGGGCACGCTGCAAATCCAGAAGATCATCATCGCCGCCACCGTATTCGGGCGGCCTTTCGATCAGCGCAAGTAG